From Pseudovibrio sp. Tun.PSC04-5.I4, a single genomic window includes:
- a CDS encoding phosphoadenylyl-sulfate reductase produces MEHNQVHNASLESGIQLESQVKLLNHMYAEREALSVLEHALNSQFAGDIALVSSFGADSSVLLHMVSQIDPKTPVLFVDTGKLFGETKRYRDELIEQLGLLDVRVITPEPEDLADKDPKGALWASNTDACCHIRKVVPLAKALGGFTAWVSGRKRHQAATRSSLNHFEVEEGRIKVNPLANWAASQVLQYAKENDLPPHPLVAEGYPSIGCMPCTDKVAPGDDPRSGRWRGQNKTECGIHFSSASKGGAAQGI; encoded by the coding sequence ATGGAGCATAATCAAGTACATAATGCTTCTTTGGAGAGCGGAATTCAGTTGGAATCTCAGGTTAAGCTGCTCAATCATATGTATGCTGAGCGAGAGGCTCTGTCCGTTTTGGAGCATGCGCTCAACTCGCAATTTGCAGGTGATATCGCACTGGTATCATCTTTCGGTGCGGACAGCTCGGTTCTACTTCATATGGTCTCCCAGATAGACCCCAAAACACCAGTTCTGTTTGTCGACACCGGTAAACTCTTCGGCGAGACAAAGCGTTATCGTGATGAACTCATTGAACAACTTGGCCTTTTGGATGTCAGAGTAATTACACCTGAGCCAGAAGACCTTGCAGACAAAGACCCCAAGGGCGCACTTTGGGCGAGTAATACAGATGCGTGTTGTCACATCCGCAAGGTGGTCCCTCTAGCAAAAGCGCTTGGTGGATTTACTGCATGGGTTTCCGGCCGCAAACGCCATCAAGCGGCCACCCGCTCTAGTCTCAACCACTTCGAGGTGGAAGAAGGGCGTATCAAAGTAAACCCACTTGCGAACTGGGCAGCGAGCCAAGTGCTTCAGTATGCAAAGGAAAATGATCTCCCACCGCATCCGCTGGTAGCAGAGGGTTATCCATCTATTGGCTGTATGCCATGTACGGATAAGGTCGCTCCAGGGGATGATCCTAGATCCGGTCGCTGGCGTGGTCAGAATAAAACTGAATGCGGAATTCATTTCTCAAGTGCGTCCAAGGGCGGCGCAGCCCAAGGCATCTGA
- a CDS encoding DUF2849 domain-containing protein: protein MKTITANRLVDGEVVWLGHNAEWVEYVEAAWILNSEADLQAAQEFARAGEDSQHVIGTYEIELELKDGHLQPKILKERIRAQGPTTRLDLGKQAQRLLRSA from the coding sequence ATGAAAACTATTACCGCCAACAGACTGGTCGATGGCGAAGTCGTCTGGCTCGGCCATAACGCAGAATGGGTCGAGTATGTCGAGGCAGCCTGGATTCTTAACTCCGAAGCCGATTTGCAGGCTGCACAGGAATTTGCCCGAGCAGGTGAAGACTCCCAGCATGTTATCGGCACCTATGAGATTGAGTTGGAGCTGAAAGACGGCCACCTCCAGCCAAAAATCTTAAAAGAACGCATCCGTGCTCAGGGTCCAACCACGCGTCTGGACCTTGGTAAACAGGCACAACGACTTCTACGCTCGGCGTAA
- a CDS encoding nitrite/sulfite reductase — protein sequence MYRYDEFDQDFVDQRVTQFEDQVRRRMSGELTEDEFKPLRLMNGLYLQLHAYMLRVAIPYGTINGRQMRKLADIARTYDRGYGHFTTRQNVQFNWPKLSDTPQILRELADVEMHAIQTSGNCIRNVTSDQFAGAAADEFADPRVYAEILRQWSSLHPEFLFLPRKFKIAITGAEQDRAAVQVHDIGLQLTKNENGDIGFVVYVGGGLGRTPMVGRKVRDFLPENDLLAYSEAILRVYNRYGRRDNKYKARLKILVHETGLEVLKKDIETEFETTKNGILDLPHNEVERINEYFAPPSFEALPKISTELESAKCENRDLALFASRNLHAHKADGYTSITISLKPIGGAPGDATAEQMDVIADVAERFGHDELRVTHEQNLVLPHVKLKDVPLIFKVLKANNLAEANAGLITDIIACPGLDFCALANARSIPIAQEISKRFEAVKRQNEIGDLKLKISGCINACGHHHVGHIGILGVDRKGEELYQITLGGSADQNTSIGKIIGRGFPEAEITDAVETVVDAYLANRLNAEESFIEAYRRLGDQPFKDALYGA from the coding sequence ATGTATCGCTACGATGAATTTGATCAGGACTTTGTCGATCAACGTGTTACGCAGTTTGAAGATCAGGTCCGTCGCCGTATGTCCGGTGAGCTGACAGAGGATGAATTCAAACCTCTACGCCTGATGAACGGTCTTTACCTTCAGCTCCACGCCTACATGCTTCGCGTTGCAATTCCGTACGGCACCATCAATGGTCGTCAGATGCGAAAACTTGCAGATATTGCAAGGACTTACGACCGAGGGTATGGTCACTTCACCACTCGCCAAAACGTACAGTTCAACTGGCCAAAGCTCTCCGACACGCCGCAAATTCTGCGCGAATTGGCTGATGTGGAAATGCACGCCATTCAAACCTCCGGCAACTGTATTCGCAATGTTACTTCCGACCAGTTTGCAGGCGCTGCAGCAGATGAATTTGCTGATCCTCGTGTGTATGCAGAAATCTTACGACAATGGTCTTCACTTCATCCTGAATTCCTGTTTTTGCCGCGCAAATTCAAGATCGCAATCACTGGCGCAGAGCAAGACCGTGCAGCCGTTCAGGTGCATGACATTGGCTTGCAGCTCACCAAGAATGAGAATGGGGATATCGGCTTTGTCGTCTACGTAGGTGGTGGCTTAGGCCGTACACCTATGGTTGGCCGTAAGGTACGGGATTTCCTACCAGAAAACGATCTGCTGGCGTACAGCGAGGCAATTCTGCGCGTCTATAATCGTTATGGTCGCCGCGATAACAAGTACAAGGCTCGCCTCAAAATTCTGGTCCATGAAACCGGCCTGGAAGTACTGAAAAAGGACATTGAAACCGAGTTCGAAACCACCAAAAATGGCATTCTTGACCTGCCTCACAATGAGGTGGAACGCATCAACGAATACTTCGCGCCACCATCTTTTGAAGCTCTGCCAAAGATCAGCACTGAGCTGGAATCTGCGAAATGCGAAAATCGTGATCTTGCCCTTTTTGCAAGCCGCAACTTGCATGCTCACAAAGCAGATGGTTACACGTCTATCACCATATCATTGAAGCCAATCGGCGGGGCCCCAGGTGACGCAACCGCGGAACAAATGGATGTGATTGCTGATGTAGCAGAACGGTTTGGCCATGACGAGCTGCGCGTAACACACGAGCAGAATCTTGTTTTGCCGCATGTCAAACTCAAAGATGTTCCCCTCATCTTTAAGGTGCTGAAAGCCAATAATCTGGCAGAGGCAAATGCTGGCCTCATCACAGACATAATCGCATGTCCGGGACTGGATTTTTGTGCGTTGGCAAACGCTCGCTCAATCCCGATCGCTCAGGAAATATCCAAACGTTTTGAAGCTGTTAAGCGTCAGAATGAGATTGGTGATCTGAAACTGAAAATCTCAGGCTGCATCAACGCCTGTGGTCACCACCACGTTGGCCACATTGGCATTTTGGGTGTAGACCGCAAAGGCGAAGAACTCTATCAAATCACCCTAGGCGGTTCTGCGGACCAGAACACATCCATTGGCAAAATCATCGGTCGCGGTTTCCCGGAAGCCGAGATCACAGACGCTGTTGAAACTGTTGTAGATGCCTATCTGGCTAATCGCTTGAACGCAGAAGAAAGCTTCATCGAAGCGTACCGCCGGCTGGGAGATCAACCCTTTAAGGATGCACTTTATGGAGCATAA
- a CDS encoding DUF934 domain-containing protein, whose translation MTTENTKPAEVYKDGKILPDCWSYIADDEVLPREGKLILSLPRFLAEQQELKQSNLSLGVVLRAGEKAEELASYLDVLELVAVDFPSFADGRSFSAARILRDSLGFGGEIRAVGPFILDQIGFMARCGITSYALDNPRLRADLEAGNLNEVTAYTQPVFARKEAPAGTRPWTRRPV comes from the coding sequence ATGACGACAGAAAATACCAAACCAGCTGAAGTCTATAAGGATGGCAAAATCCTCCCGGACTGCTGGAGCTATATCGCTGATGATGAGGTTCTCCCGAGAGAGGGCAAACTGATCCTCTCTCTGCCCCGTTTTCTTGCGGAACAACAAGAGCTTAAGCAGAGCAACCTGTCGTTAGGCGTTGTGCTGCGAGCTGGTGAAAAAGCAGAGGAACTAGCCAGTTATCTGGACGTACTGGAGCTGGTCGCAGTCGATTTCCCAAGCTTTGCAGACGGTCGCAGTTTCTCAGCTGCGCGTATCCTCAGAGATTCCCTAGGTTTTGGCGGAGAAATTAGAGCTGTAGGCCCCTTCATTCTGGACCAAATTGGTTTCATGGCGCGCTGTGGTATCACCAGTTATGCGCTTGATAATCCACGATTAAGAGCTGATCTTGAAGCAGGCAACCTCAATGAGGTGACCGCTTATACACAGCCGGTTTTTGCAAGAAAAGAAGCGCCCGCTGGCACAAGGCCATGGACGCGTCGTCCGGTATAA